Proteins encoded in a region of the Lepeophtheirus salmonis chromosome 6, UVic_Lsal_1.4, whole genome shotgun sequence genome:
- the LOC121120971 gene encoding omega-amidase NIT2: protein MAKSMFKLALIQLKVGRDKTLNLANASKAVATAASNGANVISLPECFNSPYGTGYFAEYAESVPQGPSCNALQSMASKNKVFLIGGSIPESEGNTLFNTSTIWSPDGELLGKYRKMHLFDIDIPNKITFKESQILNPGNSTSFIPTPWCNIGIGICYDIRFPELAQLYAEDCRLIIYPGAFNMTTGPAHWELLARARALDNQLYVAVNSPARDPDAEYVAWGHSSIIDPWGRVISKAGVEEEIIYADINLAYVDEVRQSIPVHTQKRNDIYKLSRA from the coding sequence atgGCAAAGTCAATGTTTAAATTAGCCTTGATTCAGTTAAAAGTTGGACGTGATAAAACTCTTAATCTCGCTAATGCAAGTAAAGCCGTAGCAACCGCTGCATCTAATGGAGCTAATGTCATTAGTCTTCCCGAATGCTTCAACTCTCCTTATGGAACTGGATATTTTGCTGAATACGCCGAATCAGTGCCTCAAGGACCCAGCTGCAATGCCCTTCAGAGCATGGCAAGCAAGAATAAAGTATTTCTCATAGGTGGCTCAATTCCAGAGTCTGAAGGGAACACACTTTTTAATACGAGTACAATTTGGTCTCCAGATGGAGAACTTCTTGGCAAGTACCGTAAAATGCACCTCTTTGATATTGACATCCCTAACAAAATCACATTTAAGGAGTCCCAAATTCTAAATCCTGGAAACTCAACATCCTTCATTCCAACTCCTTGGTGCAACATTGGAATAGGTATATGCTACGACATCCGTTTCCCTGAACTAGCTCAACTCTACGCCGAGGACTGCAGACTCATAATATATCCAGGTGCTTTTAATATGACAACTGGGCCAGCTCATTGGGAACTACTGGCTAGAGCTCGAGCATTAGATAACCAATTATATGTTGCTGTGAATAGTCCTGCACGAGATCCTGATGCAGAGTACGTAGCCTGGGGTCATTCTTCTATTATAGATCCCTGGGGAAGAGTTATTTCAAAAGCTGGAGTGGaggaagaaattatttatgCGGATATTAACCTAGCTTATGTGGATGAAGTACGCCAATCCATCCCTGTCCATACACAAAAGAGAAATGACATTTATAAACTCTCCAGGGCATAG